A window of the Vigna angularis cultivar LongXiaoDou No.4 chromosome 3, ASM1680809v1, whole genome shotgun sequence genome harbors these coding sequences:
- the LOC108344806 gene encoding PITH domain-containing protein At3g04780 — protein sequence MSGESASAIPKGQVDLLDFIDWSGVECLNQSSTHSLSNAIKQGYREDEGLHLESDADEQLLLYIPFTQVIKLYSIVIKGPEDEGPKTVKLFSNKEHMGFSNVNDFPPSDVANLSEENLKGKPVLLKYVKFQNVRSLTIFIEDNQTGSEITKVQKIVLHGSTVETTDMKGLKKIEDH from the exons ATGTCTGGGGAATCAGCCAGCGCTATTCCAAAGGGTCAA GTTGATCTCTTAGATTTCATAGACTGGTCTGGGGTTGAATGTCTCAATCAAAGCTCCACCCACTCTCTCTCCAATGCTATCAAACAG GGTTATAGAGAAGATGAGGGTTTGCATCTGGAGAGTGATGCAGATGAACAGCTTTTGCTCTATATTCCTTTCACACAAGTTATTAAACTCTACTCCATTGTTATCAAAGGTCCTGAAGATGAAG GCCCCAAGACGGTGAAGTTATTTTCTAACAAGGAGCATATGGGATTTAG TAATGTCAATGATTTTCCACCAAGTGACGTGGCAAATTTGTCGGAAGAAAACCTTAAG GGGAAACCAGTACTTCTAAAGTATGTCAAATTCCAAAATGTTCGTAG CTTGACAATTTTTATTGAGGACAACCAAACAGGTTCAGAGATCACAAAAGTTCAGAAGATTGTGCTGCATGGTTCAAC CGTTGAAACAACGGACATGAAGGGTTTGAAGAAGATTGAGGATCATTAA